One window of Oryza brachyantha chromosome 12, ObraRS2, whole genome shotgun sequence genomic DNA carries:
- the LOC102702243 gene encoding malate dehydrogenase, glyoxysomal codes for MEEQPQAHAAAAAAAARRMERLASHLRPAASQMEESPLLRGSSCRAKGAAPGFKVAILGASGGIGQPLALLMKMNPLVSVLHLYDVVNTSGVTADISHMNTGAVVRGFLGQPQLENALTGMDVVIIPAGVPRKPGMTRDDLFNINAGIVRTLCEGIAKCCPNALVNVISNPVNSTVPIAAEVFKKAGTYDPKRLLGVTTLDVVRANTFVAEVLGLDPRDVNVPVVGGHAGVTILPLLSQVNPPCSFTSEEISYLTSRIQNGGTEVVEAKAGAGSATLSMAYAAAKFADACLRGLRGDAGIVECSYVASQVTELPFFASKVRLGRCGIEEILSLGPLTESERAGLEKAKKELAESIQKGVAFISK; via the exons ATGGAGGAGCAACCCCAAGcgcacgccgcggcggcggcggcggcggcccggcgGATGGAGAGGCTCGCCTCCCACCTACGCCCCGCCGCTTCTCAG ATGGAAGAATCCCCCCTCCTGAGGGGCTCCAGTTGCCGTGCAAAAGGTGCTGCGCCGGGTTTCAAGGTGGCCATCTTGGGTGCGTCTGGTGGGATTGGCCAGCCACTTGCATTGCTCATGAAGATGAACCCTCTTGTTTCTGTGCTCCATCTATACGATGTTGTCAACACTTCTGGTGTCACAGCTGACATCAGCCACATGAACACTGGTGCCGTG GTGCGTGGTTTCTTGGGCCAGCCACAGTTGGAAAATGCTCTTACTGGAATGGATGTTGTGATCATTCCTGCTGGCGTCCCTCGTAAGCCTGGAATGACAAGGGATGATCTGTTCAACATCAATGCTGGAATTGTCCGGACTCTTTGCGAAGGAATCGCAAAATGCTGCCCCAATGCACTTGTGAATGTGATCAGCAACCCTGTCAATTCCACTGTTCCGATTGCTGCTGAAGTTTTTAAGAAAGCTGGAACATATGACCCTAAGCGTCTTTTGGGGGTGACAACACTTGATGTAGTGAGAGCCAATACTTTTGTG GCAGAAGTTCTTGGACTGGACCCCAGAGATGTAAATGTTCCTGTCGTTGGTGGGCATGCAGGAGTAACGATATTACCACTCCTTTCACAG GTGAACCCTCCCTGCTCATTCACCTCAGAAGAGATTAGTTATCTCACCAGTCGCATACAGAATGGTGGGACAGAAGTAGTTGAG GCTAAAGCTGGAGCAGGGTCAGCAACTCTTTCGATG GCGTATGCGGCTGCCAAATTTGCAGATGCTTGCTTGAGAGGATTACGCGGTGATGCTGGGATAGTGGAGTGCTCTTATGTAGCTTCTCAG GTGACAGAGCTACCTTTCTTTGCATCCAAAGTGCGGTTAGGTCGCTGTGGCATTGAGGAGATATTATCACTTGGTCCATTGACTGAGTCTGAAAG AGCTGGACTGGAGAAGGCAAAGAAGGAGCTGGCTGAGAGTATCCAAAAGGGGGTAGCTTTCATCAGCAAGTGA